The Flaviramulus sp. BrNp1-15 genome has a window encoding:
- a CDS encoding rhodanese-related sulfurtransferase has protein sequence MQLYNKLSAKERAELIDKAGKNRLTLSFYKYAKIGNPQIFRDHLFITWNELNVLGRIYVAHEGINGQLSLPADRFNEFKKHLDSIDFLKGIRLNIAVEQDNKSFLKLKVKVRHKIVADGLNDDTFDVRNKGVHVNAKKFNELIEDDKTVLVDMRNHYESEIGHFKNAVTPDVDTFRESLDIIEDDLKNHKEDKNLVMYCTGGIRCEKASAYFKHKGFKNVYQLEGGIIEYTRQVNEKNLENKFLGKNFVFDERRAEKISDDVIANCHQCGNPFDVHTNCANEACHLLFIQCDDCKEEMNNCCSTACKEIHALPYEEQKALRKGQGNSNDIFKKGRADHLPYKKDLRNIFDVLKKK, from the coding sequence ATGCAACTGTACAATAAATTAAGCGCAAAAGAAAGAGCAGAACTAATCGATAAAGCAGGAAAAAATCGATTAACACTTTCTTTTTATAAATATGCCAAAATTGGCAATCCTCAAATTTTTAGAGATCACTTATTCATTACTTGGAACGAATTAAATGTTTTAGGTAGGATTTATGTCGCTCACGAGGGAATTAATGGACAATTATCACTTCCAGCTGATCGTTTTAATGAATTTAAAAAACATTTAGATTCTATAGATTTCCTTAAAGGAATTAGGCTAAATATTGCTGTAGAGCAAGACAATAAATCTTTCTTAAAGCTAAAAGTTAAAGTGCGTCATAAAATTGTTGCCGATGGCTTAAATGACGATACTTTTGATGTTAGAAACAAAGGTGTTCATGTCAATGCAAAGAAATTCAATGAACTTATTGAAGATGACAAAACAGTTTTGGTAGATATGCGTAACCATTACGAAAGTGAAATAGGGCATTTTAAAAATGCTGTAACACCAGATGTTGATACATTTAGAGAATCTTTAGATATTATTGAAGATGATTTAAAAAATCACAAAGAAGATAAAAACTTGGTGATGTATTGTACTGGAGGTATACGTTGCGAAAAAGCCAGTGCCTATTTTAAACATAAAGGCTTCAAAAATGTGTATCAGTTAGAAGGTGGAATTATTGAATACACACGTCAGGTTAACGAAAAGAACCTTGAAAATAAGTTTTTAGGAAAGAATTTTGTTTTTGATGAAAGAAGAGCTGAAAAAATTAGCGACGATGTTATAGCTAATTGTCACCAATGCGGCAATCCTTTTGATGTGCATACCAATTGTGCTAACGAAGCTTGCCATTTACTCTTCATTCAGTGTGATGATTGCAAAGAGGAAATGAATAACTGTTGTTCTACAGCGTGTAAAGAAATACATGCATTGCCTTACGAAGAGCAAAAAGCACTTCGCAAGGGGCAAGGAAATAGTAACGATATTTTTAAAAAAGGTCGTGCAGATCATTTACCTTACAAAAAGGATTTGAGAAACATTTTTGATGTTTTAAAGAAAAAGTAG
- a CDS encoding peptidase U32 family protein, with protein sequence MQKIELMAPAGNFESLQAALDNGADSIYFGVEQLNMRARASINFTLDDLSEIVKRCNSKNVRTYLTLNTIIYDHDLSIVKTLINKAKEANITAVIAMDQAVIAMAREVGMEVHISTQINITNIETVKFYALFADTMVLSRELSLRQVKKITEQIEKEQIKGPSGKLIEIEIFGHGALCMAVSGKCYMSLHSHNSSANRGACKQNCRKKYTVIDQETGFEMELDNEYIMSPKDLCTIDFLDEIVNAGIKVLKIEGRGRAPEYVAKVIKCYREAIDSIQDGIYNKEEVISWMETLETVYNRGFWSGYYLGQKLGEWSKGSGSHATQKKVYIGKGNHFFPKANIGEFKIEAYNINVGDAILITGPTTGAKELLVEEMMVNDKKLNEGKKGDLVTIKLPFRIRQSDKLYKIVENKVEA encoded by the coding sequence ATGCAGAAAATTGAATTAATGGCGCCAGCAGGGAATTTTGAGTCTTTGCAGGCTGCTTTAGATAACGGTGCTGACTCTATTTATTTTGGTGTAGAGCAACTTAACATGCGTGCACGTGCATCGATCAATTTCACCTTAGACGATTTATCGGAAATAGTAAAACGCTGTAACTCCAAAAATGTAAGAACGTATTTAACGTTAAACACTATTATTTACGACCACGATTTATCAATAGTAAAAACATTGATAAATAAAGCAAAAGAAGCAAATATCACAGCTGTTATAGCTATGGATCAGGCAGTAATAGCTATGGCGAGAGAAGTGGGAATGGAAGTGCATATTTCAACTCAAATCAATATTACTAATATTGAAACGGTTAAGTTTTATGCCTTGTTTGCAGATACCATGGTGCTTAGTCGAGAATTAAGCTTGCGTCAGGTTAAAAAAATAACTGAGCAAATAGAAAAAGAACAAATAAAAGGACCTTCAGGAAAACTAATTGAAATAGAAATATTTGGACACGGAGCTCTTTGTATGGCGGTTTCTGGAAAATGCTATATGAGTTTACATTCTCATAACTCATCTGCAAATAGAGGAGCATGCAAACAAAATTGCAGAAAGAAGTATACAGTTATAGATCAAGAAACTGGTTTTGAAATGGAGCTGGATAACGAGTACATAATGTCTCCAAAAGACTTATGTACTATTGATTTTTTAGATGAAATCGTAAATGCCGGAATTAAAGTTTTAAAAATTGAAGGTAGAGGAAGAGCGCCAGAATATGTAGCAAAAGTTATAAAATGTTATCGAGAAGCTATAGACAGTATTCAAGATGGTATATACAATAAAGAAGAAGTAATCTCATGGATGGAAACTTTAGAAACTGTTTACAATAGAGGGTTTTGGAGCGGCTACTATCTGGGGCAAAAACTAGGAGAATGGAGTAAAGGTTCTGGCTCTCATGCCACACAAAAGAAAGTTTATATTGGTAAAGGCAATCATTTTTTTCCAAAAGCAAATATTGGTGAATTTAAAATTGAGGCTTACAATATAAATGTAGGAGATGCCATTTTAATAACAGGACCAACCACTGGAGCAAAAGAGTTATTAGTTGAAGAAATGATGGTGAATGATAAAAAATTAAATGAAGGAAAAAAAGGCGACCTAGTAACCATCAAATTACCTTTTAGAATAAGGCAATCAGACAAACTCTATAAAATTGTAGAAAATAAAGTTGAAGCTTAA
- a CDS encoding ferredoxin, producing the protein MVVITLQRNKCIGCNYCVEMAPKQFQMSKKDGKSVLLNSTNKKGFFTLKSNQYNILEASENASKACPVKIISVKLV; encoded by the coding sequence ATGGTGGTTATTACATTACAACGAAACAAGTGTATAGGCTGTAATTATTGTGTAGAAATGGCACCAAAACAATTTCAAATGTCTAAAAAAGACGGAAAATCAGTTTTGCTCAATTCAACTAATAAAAAAGGCTTTTTTACATTAAAATCTAACCAGTACAATATTTTAGAAGCTTCCGAAAACGCATCAAAAGCATGTCCGGTTAAAATAATTAGTGTAAAATTAGTTTAG
- a CDS encoding regulatory iron-sulfur-containing complex subunit RicT, with product MACASCSTKDGQPKGCKNNGTCGTDSCNKLTVFDWLSNMSLPNGEKPFNWVEVRYKNGRKEYYHNTENLTLSIGDIVATQAKAGHDIGMVTLTGELVRVQMKRKNIPENIEEALKIYRKASQKDIDIWQTARDREEPMKVKARQFAIDLKLQMKISDIEFQGDASKATFYYTAEERVDFRELIKVFAREFRTRIEMKQVGFRQEAARLGGIGSCGRELCCSTWLTDFRSVSTSAARYQQLSLNPQKLAGQCGKLKCCLNYELDTYLDALKDFPKTEIKLQTEKGTAVCQKTDIFKGHMWYAYEGEWMNWHKITTQQANEIIELNKKNKKVASLEEYASDLTEDTKTEFENVVGQDSLTRFDSPKRSNKRKNNRSRNKRKNNNKRKPQKTNNGAK from the coding sequence ATGGCTTGTGCAAGTTGCTCAACTAAAGATGGTCAACCAAAAGGCTGCAAAAATAATGGTACATGTGGAACAGATAGTTGTAATAAACTAACTGTTTTTGATTGGTTATCAAACATGTCACTTCCCAACGGAGAGAAACCCTTTAATTGGGTTGAGGTGCGTTATAAAAACGGCAGAAAAGAATATTATCACAATACGGAAAACTTAACACTAAGCATTGGCGATATTGTGGCAACACAAGCAAAAGCAGGTCATGATATAGGTATGGTTACCCTTACCGGGGAATTGGTGCGTGTGCAAATGAAGCGTAAAAATATCCCAGAAAATATTGAAGAAGCCTTAAAAATTTACCGAAAAGCAAGTCAGAAAGATATTGATATCTGGCAAACAGCGCGTGATAGAGAAGAACCTATGAAGGTTAAAGCGCGTCAATTTGCAATAGATTTGAAACTTCAAATGAAAATTTCAGATATCGAATTTCAAGGTGATGCTAGTAAAGCAACGTTTTATTACACTGCTGAAGAACGCGTAGATTTTAGAGAATTGATTAAAGTCTTTGCACGCGAGTTTAGAACCCGTATAGAAATGAAGCAAGTTGGGTTTCGTCAAGAAGCAGCAAGACTTGGTGGTATTGGTTCTTGTGGGCGTGAATTATGTTGTTCAACCTGGTTAACAGATTTTCGTTCGGTAAGTACATCGGCAGCACGTTATCAGCAATTATCATTAAACCCTCAAAAACTTGCAGGGCAATGCGGAAAACTAAAATGTTGTTTAAATTATGAGTTAGACACTTATCTAGATGCATTAAAAGATTTCCCTAAAACAGAAATAAAACTTCAAACAGAAAAAGGTACTGCAGTTTGTCAAAAAACGGATATTTTTAAAGGACACATGTGGTATGCGTATGAAGGCGAATGGATGAATTGGCACAAAATAACTACCCAACAAGCCAATGAAATTATAGAGCTAAACAAAAAAAACAAAAAGGTTGCTAGCCTTGAAGAATACGCATCAGATCTTACAGAAGATACTAAAACAGAGTTTGAAAACGTTGTAGGTCAAGATAGTTTAACACGTTTTGATAGTCCAAAACGTTCAAACAAACGTAAAAATAATAGAAGCCGAAACAAACGTAAGAATAACAATAAAAGAAAACCTCAAAAAACTAACAATGGTGCGAAGTAA
- a CDS encoding gliding motility lipoprotein GldH, which yields MVRSNIKLFLFIFSFIGLVSCDSNRVFDTYKSVPNKWHKDSVITFKVNPPDSTNAYNLFVNLRNTNAYKYNNLFLIVEMVFPHGKTVKDTLEYRMAEPSGKLLGTGYTDVKENKLWYKEQVVFDEAGEYTVNIQHAMRENGKVNGVVELEGVTDIGFRIENINK from the coding sequence ATGGTGCGAAGTAATATTAAGTTATTTCTTTTTATCTTTTCTTTTATAGGCTTAGTATCTTGTGATTCTAATCGTGTTTTCGATACCTATAAATCGGTTCCAAACAAATGGCATAAAGACTCTGTCATAACTTTTAAAGTAAATCCACCAGATTCTACTAATGCCTATAATTTATTTGTTAACTTAAGAAATACAAACGCTTATAAATACAATAATTTGTTTTTAATCGTAGAAATGGTTTTCCCACATGGAAAAACAGTTAAAGACACATTAGAGTATAGAATGGCAGAACCTAGCGGAAAGCTTTTAGGTACAGGTTATACAGATGTTAAGGAAAACAAGTTGTGGTATAAAGAACAGGTTGTTTTTGATGAAGCCGGAGAATACACAGTTAACATTCAACATGCTATGAGAGAAAATGGTAAGGTTAATGGTGTTGTAGAACTTGAAGGTGTAACAGATATTGGTTTTAGAATAGAAAATATTAATAAATAA
- a CDS encoding transglycosylase domain-containing protein codes for MATKKQAKTVQDFSKYIRWFWMIFLGGMLAFLLVFLLASWGALGEMPDHTQLENPKTNLATEIISSDGKTLGKFYFKDNRTPVSYDDLSPFLVNALIATEDARFHKHSGIDARGTLRAFFFLGSRGGASTISQQLSRQLFVGVASPNTLSRLTQKIKEWVIAIRLERQYTKEEIIAQYFNIYDFGNNADGIRSASSIYFDKEPKDLSLKESAMLVGMFKNSSLYNPRRNPVGVKNRRDVVLAQMYKYDFINETVKDSLQKTELDLNYTPQSHRDGIATYFRGYLDGFMKEWIKNNPKPDGTKWNLYNDGLKIYTTIDSRMQKYAEDAVQQHMPRLQAEFFHQNTPQRNPTAPFLELDQTEIRDLLNRSMKQSERWRHMKYDLKKSDKEIEESFHKPVQMSVFAWKEGKASEIDTIMKPIDSMRYYKSFLRTGMMSMDPHTGHVKAWVGGMNYRHFQYDMVKQGKRQIGSTFKPFVYTAAIDQLHYSPCDEFPDVPFCIEANKFGNPEEWCPKNSGGNYGGKRTLKNALANSVNTVTAQLIDKVGPQTVVDLATKLGVESEMLPVPSIALGTPDISVYEMVGAYATFANQGVYTKPVMVTNIEDKNGTILYQFKPETRDVLSDETAYVAVKLMEGVTQIGSGARLKHTWAVNVPEYKEVITGYPYGLTNPIAGKTGTTQNQSDGWFMGMVPNLVTGVWVGGEDRAVHFKTITYGQGAAMALPIWGLYMKSCYEDEELNVSKEDFIEPKNLSINIDCSKASEAVTDDESEDDTPEDLDFS; via the coding sequence ATGGCAACAAAAAAACAAGCAAAAACAGTTCAAGATTTTTCAAAATACATTCGTTGGTTTTGGATGATTTTTTTAGGTGGGATGTTAGCATTCTTGTTGGTGTTTTTATTAGCATCTTGGGGAGCATTGGGTGAAATGCCTGACCACACACAATTAGAAAACCCAAAAACCAATTTAGCAACAGAAATTATATCTTCTGATGGAAAAACCTTAGGAAAATTTTATTTTAAAGATAATAGAACACCTGTTAGTTATGATGATTTATCACCTTTTTTAGTAAATGCTTTAATTGCAACTGAAGACGCCCGTTTTCATAAGCACTCTGGTATTGATGCTCGTGGAACACTAAGAGCTTTTTTCTTTTTAGGAAGTCGTGGTGGAGCAAGTACCATTTCACAACAATTATCAAGGCAATTATTTGTTGGTGTTGCTTCTCCAAATACACTTAGTAGATTAACTCAAAAAATAAAAGAATGGGTCATAGCAATCCGTTTAGAACGCCAGTATACTAAAGAAGAAATTATAGCACAATACTTCAACATCTATGATTTTGGCAATAATGCCGATGGTATCCGTAGTGCTTCAAGTATTTATTTTGATAAAGAACCAAAAGATTTAAGTTTAAAAGAATCTGCAATGTTAGTGGGGATGTTTAAAAACTCTTCATTATATAACCCTAGAAGAAACCCAGTAGGTGTAAAAAACAGGCGAGATGTTGTTTTAGCTCAAATGTATAAATATGATTTTATAAATGAAACCGTTAAAGATTCACTTCAAAAAACAGAGTTAGATTTAAATTATACACCACAATCTCATCGTGATGGTATTGCAACTTATTTTAGAGGATATTTAGATGGTTTTATGAAAGAGTGGATTAAGAACAATCCTAAACCAGACGGAACTAAATGGAATTTGTATAACGATGGATTAAAAATCTACACCACCATAGATTCCCGTATGCAAAAATATGCTGAAGATGCTGTACAACAACACATGCCAAGGTTGCAAGCAGAGTTTTTTCATCAAAATACACCACAAAGGAATCCAACTGCACCTTTTTTAGAATTAGATCAAACAGAAATAAGGGATTTGTTAAACCGTTCGATGAAACAATCAGAACGATGGAGACATATGAAATATGATTTAAAGAAATCTGATAAAGAAATTGAAGAATCGTTTCATAAACCAGTACAAATGTCGGTTTTTGCATGGAAAGAAGGAAAAGCATCAGAGATAGACACTATTATGAAACCTATAGATTCTATGCGATATTATAAATCGTTTTTAAGAACGGGAATGATGTCAATGGACCCGCATACTGGACATGTAAAAGCGTGGGTTGGTGGTATGAACTATAGACATTTTCAATACGATATGGTTAAGCAAGGGAAACGTCAAATAGGTTCAACTTTTAAGCCTTTTGTTTATACAGCGGCTATAGATCAATTACATTATTCACCCTGTGATGAGTTTCCAGATGTTCCATTTTGTATTGAGGCGAATAAATTTGGAAACCCCGAAGAATGGTGTCCTAAAAATTCAGGTGGAAATTATGGAGGTAAAAGAACGTTAAAGAATGCTTTAGCCAACTCTGTAAATACCGTTACTGCTCAATTAATAGATAAAGTAGGGCCTCAAACGGTTGTAGATTTAGCTACAAAATTAGGCGTGGAGTCAGAAATGCTTCCAGTGCCATCTATTGCGTTAGGAACACCAGATATTAGTGTTTACGAAATGGTTGGGGCTTATGCTACATTTGCTAACCAAGGTGTATATACGAAACCAGTAATGGTAACAAATATCGAAGACAAAAACGGAACCATTCTATATCAATTTAAACCAGAAACACGTGATGTTTTAAGTGATGAAACTGCTTATGTAGCTGTAAAGCTTATGGAAGGTGTAACTCAAATAGGCTCAGGAGCTAGATTAAAACACACTTGGGCTGTAAATGTTCCGGAATACAAAGAGGTTATTACAGGTTATCCTTATGGACTTACAAACCCAATTGCAGGTAAAACAGGAACCACACAAAACCAAAGTGATGGATGGTTTATGGGCATGGTGCCAAATTTAGTTACAGGAGTTTGGGTTGGTGGTGAAGACAGAGCGGTGCATTTTAAAACTATTACTTACGGTCAAGGTGCAGCTATGGCATTACCAATTTGGGGATTATACATGAAAAGTTGTTATGAAGATGAAGAGTTAAATGTATCTAAAGAAGATTTCATCGAACCAAAAAACCTATCTATTAATATTGATTGTTCTAAAGCATCAGAGGCGGTTACAGATGATGAATCGGAGGATGATACTCCAGAAGATTTAGATTTCTCATAA
- a CDS encoding acetoacetate--CoA ligase: MSDNKLWEGSKSFKEHSHLFHYKNWLAQNHNLHFNTYEDIWKWSVNNITDFWESIWKYFNIISHNDYDSVLNMTTMPDFKWFNGAKLNYAEHIFRHNLNNEPAIIFNNEQGEYSELSWNALKEKVASMATYLKSIGVTKGDRVVAFLPNVPEATISFLAVNSIGAIWSSTSPDFGTESVIDRFEQIKPKVFITVDGYSYNGKPYDKTTVAINIAKALPTLEKVIVLPYLKKNNTSAFPKEYININIVLNTKAKELVFEPVDFNHPIWVLYSSGTTGLPKAIVHSHGGILLEHLKYMAFHNDVHQGERYFWYTTTGWMMWNFLQSALLMGATIVLYDGSPTYTDFNKLWDLSDDMKINHFGTSAPFLVASMKNKIEPKKHFNLNTVRSISSTGAPLPFEAFEYVYNSIKTDVWLCSMAGGTDVCTAFVGGTPFYGVHSGEIQCRALGVSLYAYDDNENSVQDELGEMVIDKPMPSMPIYFWNDENNKRYKSSYFEHFPGKWRHGDFIKINSKTNGIIIYGRSDATLNRHGIRIGTAEIYRSINKIKSIEDSLIVNLELDGGRHYMPLFVKMKPSIELTDAIKTQINTQLKTEYSPRHVPDEIIEVPDIPYTISGKKMEAPVKKILLKMPFEKSINVDSMKNPESVEFFVELAKKI; this comes from the coding sequence ATGTCTGACAACAAATTATGGGAAGGCTCAAAATCTTTCAAAGAGCATAGCCATTTATTTCATTATAAAAATTGGTTAGCCCAAAACCATAATCTTCATTTTAACACTTATGAGGATATATGGAAATGGTCGGTTAATAACATAACAGATTTTTGGGAAAGCATTTGGAAGTATTTTAATATCATCTCCCATAATGATTATGATTCTGTTTTAAATATGACCACAATGCCAGATTTTAAATGGTTTAATGGTGCAAAACTAAACTATGCAGAACATATATTTAGACATAACCTCAACAACGAACCTGCTATTATTTTTAATAATGAACAAGGGGAATATTCAGAATTATCATGGAATGCATTAAAAGAGAAAGTGGCATCCATGGCAACATATTTAAAGTCTATTGGTGTTACTAAAGGCGATAGAGTTGTTGCATTTTTACCCAATGTACCTGAAGCAACTATATCTTTTCTAGCAGTAAATTCTATTGGAGCCATTTGGTCTAGCACATCACCAGATTTTGGAACCGAAAGTGTTATAGACCGATTTGAACAAATTAAACCAAAAGTCTTTATTACTGTAGATGGCTATTCTTATAATGGTAAACCCTACGATAAAACAACGGTTGCCATTAATATTGCTAAAGCACTTCCAACTTTAGAAAAAGTTATTGTCTTGCCTTATTTGAAAAAAAATAACACATCGGCTTTTCCCAAAGAATATATTAACATCAATATAGTTTTAAATACAAAAGCAAAAGAATTGGTTTTCGAACCTGTAGATTTTAACCATCCTATTTGGGTATTGTATTCGTCGGGTACAACAGGGCTTCCAAAAGCCATAGTACATTCTCATGGAGGTATTTTACTGGAACATTTAAAATATATGGCTTTCCATAACGATGTCCACCAAGGCGAACGTTATTTTTGGTATACTACTACAGGTTGGATGATGTGGAATTTTTTACAATCTGCTCTATTGATGGGAGCAACTATTGTACTTTATGATGGTAGCCCAACTTACACTGATTTTAATAAGCTCTGGGACTTATCAGATGACATGAAAATCAATCATTTTGGAACAAGCGCTCCGTTTTTGGTAGCCAGTATGAAAAACAAAATAGAACCTAAAAAGCACTTTAACTTAAATACCGTTCGCTCAATAAGCTCAACTGGAGCTCCTTTACCTTTTGAAGCTTTTGAATATGTTTATAATAGTATAAAAACAGATGTATGGTTATGCTCTATGGCAGGTGGTACCGATGTTTGTACTGCTTTTGTTGGCGGCACACCTTTTTATGGGGTTCATTCTGGCGAAATACAATGTAGGGCCTTAGGCGTTTCCTTATATGCCTATGATGATAACGAAAATTCTGTTCAAGACGAATTAGGTGAAATGGTTATAGATAAACCTATGCCCTCAATGCCTATTTATTTTTGGAACGACGAAAACAACAAACGCTATAAGTCAAGTTATTTTGAACATTTTCCAGGAAAATGGAGACATGGCGATTTTATAAAAATAAACTCTAAAACCAACGGCATTATTATTTATGGAAGATCGGATGCTACTTTAAACCGACATGGAATTAGGATTGGTACTGCAGAAATATATAGAAGTATCAATAAAATTAAGTCTATTGAAGATTCTTTAATTGTGAATTTAGAGCTTGATGGCGGTAGACATTACATGCCATTGTTTGTTAAAATGAAACCGTCAATAGAATTGACCGATGCTATTAAAACCCAAATAAACACTCAGTTAAAAACCGAATATTCTCCAAGACATGTTCCAGATGAAATTATAGAAGTTCCAGACATTCCATACACCATTAGCGGAAAAAAAATGGAAGCTCCTGTTAAAAAGATTTTATTAAAAATGCCTTTTGAAAAATCTATAAATGTTGATTCTATGAAAAACCCAGAATCTGTTGAGTTTTTTGTAGAGCTAGCAAAAAAGATTTAA